The DNA sequence GGACCATTGTTCATGAAGAACAGGAAGACGGTGTTTCCGGCTATAAAGTCAGTGCCGCTCAGCGTGACAAAATCCAGCTCATAAGAGAACATGCAGAGCAAGGCAAATTTGATATCCTTCTGGTTTTTATGTTCGACAGGCTCGGCAGGAAAGCCGATGAAACTCCCTTTGTAGTGGAATGGTTTGTAAAAAAGGGTGTCAGAGTATGGAGCGTCAATGAAGGAGAGCAGCGGTTTGAGTCCCACACCGACCGCTTGACAAACTATATCCGCTTTTGGCAGGCTGACGGCGAAAGTCAGAAAACCTCCATCAGAACCAGAACTGCTCTTGGACAGATGGTTCAGGAGGGACGCTTCCGCGGCGGCACTGCTCCATATGGTTATTGTCTCGAGAAAAGCGGCATCATCAACAAGCGCAAGCATGAAGTCTACAAATTGGTCATTGACGAGGAAGAAGCCGAAGTAGTACGCATGATGTTTAATTTATGCGTATCGGCAGGTTACGGACGCTGGCGGCTTGCCATGTTCCTGAACGATAAGGGAATCAAGACTCGCAAGGGAACCAATTGGCATGACGCATCGGTAGGCGCGATTCTGCACAACGTGATATACAAGGGCGTCCTCCGGAGCGGCACCACTTTCTCAGAGCCGTTCGAGAAACTTCAAATCGTTGATCCCTCTACTTTTGATTTAGCGCAAAGGCTTATGACTGAGCGGGTAAATGAGAAGAAAAACGAAAGAACGGTTCCGCTAAACACCGCAGGTCAATCGCTTCTGTCCGGAAATGTATTCTGTGGACATTGCGGCGGGCGCCTGGTCCTAACCACCAACGGCAAAGTAGTCAGGCTTGCAAACGGTGAAAAAAAGGGTGTCAAGCGCATTCGTTATATCTGCTATAACAAAACGAGGCGCCGTCTTGACTGCGATGGACAAACAGGCTATACTATGCACATCCTTGACGATGCGGTGGTTCAGATCCTGCATCAGATTTTTGACCGCATGAATTCGGCTTCCGACATCATGATTCTTGGAAGCACGGAGGATCGCCGGATGGCGGAATTACGAGCCGAGGTTAAACGGGCTAAGGCCGAGAACAGCAAGGCTACCACCGAGTACGAATCCATGAAAGCTGAAATGGTAAAGGTTGTTCTTGGCACGAGCGATATGCCCAAAGATGTATTGTCAGAGGTTGTAAATGAGTGCCGCGATAAGGTGATTGCCACCAGTGAACGGTTGACTTCATTAACAGCTGAGTTGGAACGCGGCAATGCAAGGGTAACTGAAATGAAATCTGAGCTTTCCCGCATCCGCACATGGTCGGAAATTTTCGATGGCAGCGATATGGAAGTCAAGAAGATGATCGCGAACTACATCATCAAGAGAGTCAACGTATTCAAAGGCTATAAACTGGACATCGAGCTGAACCTGAATGTGCAGCAATTTCTGAATGGTCTTGACAGCATCAGCGGCGATGAAGAACCGCACCCTGCGGTGGCGTCGTAAATTACTGCAGCTTCAATAAACTCTCTGCAGCTGAGTAAATATCCACATATGCGGGTTGGGTTTTGTGGTGGTGCACACCCGATACTTCGGGAGAGCGCCACACTGGCAGTGTGGAGGTCAGCGGTTCGATCCCGCTATGCTCCACCAAAAAGGTTGCCGCAGGAGAATCCATTCGTGGGTTTTAATGCGGCTTTTTTATTGTTATTAACACAAAACAGAGCAGAACCTAACGGCACAAAATGCCGGAAAGTCCTGCTCCGTTTTGATTTACAGTACCAGCTGGTCTTTTATCTGTACATACAGCTTATCACCAATGCCTTTGACTTGTTTCAGCTCTTCCACAGAATGGAATCCACCATGTTCCTTCCGATATTGAATAATCCGGCCGGCAAGTGCGTTACCAACGCCTTTCAAATTTTTCAGCTGCGCCGCTGTTGCGGTATTAAGGTGGATTTTGCTGTAACTTCCACTTGCTGCAGATGAAATGGCAGAATCCGTCGCAATAACTGCCGCCGGGTCACTGATGGGCGGCTCATAAAAAACTGTATATCCTATACACAGAGCCAGCAGCACCGCCGCAATACCAATAAGAATGCGAATATGCACTTTCTCTTCATCCACAGCCATCCACCTCGTTTGTCTATCCTTGCCGGCAGAAATTACGGACGCAGTCTTTTTAGAAAATCCGTAAAGTAAGTCGGCAGCGGGCTGGTAAACTCCATATACTTTCCTGTACGGGGATGTACAAATCCAATGACTCTGGCATGCAGGCACTGGCCTTGTAGTCCCGCAACTGCTTTTTTAGGCCCATACACCGGGTCCCCAGCGACGGGATGACCAATGTATGCCATGTGTACACGAATTTGGTGTGTACGGCCAGTTTCCAGCTTTAAACGAACATGGGTAAAGCCGCGGTACCGCGCTAGTACCCGATAATGCGTTACCGCCTGACGGCCGTCTGGTACAACGGCCATTTTCTTGCGGTCTGCCGGGCTGCGGCCAATGGGTGCATCCACTGTATCGCTGTCCTGATTAAGTACACCATGAACAACGGCTTCATAAATGCGTGTAAAGCTGTGCACCTTAATTTGTTCTGCCAGTCCCTTGTGTGCCTCATCATTCTTGGCGACAATCAGCAGGCCACTGGTATCTTTGTCGATACGGTGGACAATTCCAGGGCGAATGACACCGTTGATACCGGATAAAGTGTCCCCACAGTATGCCAGCAGTGCATTGACCAAAGTTCCTGTATAATGGCCCGGCGCCGGATGCACCACCATACCTTTCGGCTTATTGACTACCAGCAGGTCATTATCCTCGTACACAATATGCAGTGGAATTGCTTCCGGCTTTACGTCCAGCACCTGCGGGTCCGGAATAACCGCCTGCACTTCCTCCCCGGCAGCGACACGGAAACTCTTGCTGAGTGTTTTTCCGTTACTGGTCACACAACCCTGCCCAATATACTTTTCTGCAAGGGAGCGAGTCACTCCTATTCCCTGCTGGCTGAGATATTTATCCAACCGCAGGCCAGCTTCTTCTTCTTTTACTGTAAAATGATAATATTCAGGCATGATTTTCCTCGGTCTTTGGCTCGTGACTTGGCAGGAACAAACTGATAATCAGCAGAGCTACCCCAACCACGACACAGATATCCGCAAAGTTGAAAATAAACGGGAAAAAGTGGAAATGAATGTAGTCCACCACATATCCCCGCAACAGACGGTCCAAAATGTTGCCGACGCCGCCGCCCAGAATCAGCGTGCAGACCGTCATAAATAATTTGGTACGCTCCTGATAGCGGAACATAGCTACGACAATAAAAACGCAAATAATGCCTGTAATAAGTGCAATCGCCCATTGCCGGTTCTGCAGAATACCGAAAGCCGCACCTCGGTTTTCAAGATACTGCAGAGAAAGGAAATGCGGTATCAAAGTGATGATGCCGACAGGCATCAGATTGCGGACAACCAGCAGCTTTAAAATTTGGTCAACCGCGACCGCTGCCGCTGCAAGCAGTAAAGCGATAAATGGCATAATTGTTTCCCCCTATCATACAAAAAGCGGAGCGGTTTTATCTGCCGCCCCGTTCTTTATTGTTCATTTTATGCAAGTACGTGTGCGCAGCGCTCACAAATGTCTGGATGTGCGGGGTCCTTGCCGACTGTATCACTGTACATCCAGCAGCGGGCACATTTTTCGCCCTCTGCATGGGTGACGGTAACCGAAAAGTCCGGCAAAGCAACATCTGTAAAGGTGCCTGTGTCACCGTTTGTAACCTCTACTGCTGAAACAATCAGCACACTGACCAGTTCCTGCTGTACGCTCTTCAGGAAGTCGTACAGGCCACCGGTGCAGAACAGCTGTACTTTCGCGTCCAGAGAAGAACCAATGGTCTTCTGTTTCCGAGCCTGCTCCAATGCCTTCTTCACGTCGTCCCGAACTGCATGGATACGGTCCCAGCGTGCCAGGAAAGCCTCATCTGTCTGAACGCCCGTCTTATCCGGGAATTCATTCAGCATAACCGAAGCAGTGTCTTCTTTGCTGCTGTGACGCATAGCCTTCCAGATTTCCTCACTGGTATAAGCAAGAATTGGTGAGACCAAACGTGTTAAGCCACTGAGAATGGTATACATTACTGTCTGTGCCGCACGGCGTGTCTGGCTGTCTGTTTTTTCTGTATACAGACGGTCCTTGGCAACATCCAAATAGAAGTTACTCATATCGACAACACAGAAGTTGTGGATTGCATGGTAGGCGTTGTGGAACTCCAGGGAATCGTATCCTTCACGTACATTATCAATCAGGTTGTCAAAGCAGTGCAGTGCCCAGCGGTCAATCTCTTCCGATTTATCCTGTGACACGGCATCTTTATCCGGGTCAAAGTCATGCAGGTTTCCCAACATAAAGCGTGCCGTGTTGCGAATCTTGCGGTAGGCATCAGACAGCTGCTTTAGGATTGCTTTGGAAATACGAATATCTGCATGATAATCGGAGGACGCAACCCATAGGCGCAGAATGTCGGCGCCGTATTTGTCGATAATTTCCTGAGGACGAATGCCATTACCCATGGATTTGCTCATTTTGCGGCCTTCGCCATCAACCACCCAGCCATGTGTGCAAACGGCTTTATACGGTGCCTGACCGCGCCATGCGGTACTGGTCAGCAGGCTGGACTGGAACCATCCACGGTACTGGTCAGCACCTTCCAAATACAGGTCTGCCGGCCAATGCAGTTCTGGACGCTTATCCGCCACTGCCGCGTGAGAAACGCCAGAGTCAAACCATACATCCATAATGTCGTGCTCTTTGGTAAACTCTGTGCAGCCGCACTTTTTACACTTTGTGCCCGCCGGAAGAATGTCTTTCGGGTCAGTTGTATACCACGAGTCACTGCCCTCTTTTGCAAACAGGGCAGAAACATTTGCCATGGCTTCCTTGCTCATCAGCGGTTCACCGCAGTCTTTGCAGTAGAAAATCGGAATCGGAACACCCCAGCGGCGCTGACGGGAAATGCACCAGTCGTTGCGTTCGCGGACCATGGAAGTGATGCGATCACGGCCCCATGCGGGAATCCATTTTACCTGATTGATTTCCTTGACAGCCTGCTCCTTAATGGCATCGACGGAGCAGAACCACTGCTCCGTTGCGCGGAACAGAATCGGCTTCTTGCAGCGCCAGCAGTGCGGATACTGATGGATAATTTTCTTCCGCGCAAACATAGCGCCGATTTCCACCAAATAATCAGCGATTGCCTTATTTGCCTGCTGTGTTGTCAAACCGGCAAAGCGCTCGCCGGCTTCCTCAGTCATACGGCCGTTCGCATCGACCGGAACTAGAATCGGCAGCTGCGGGTAATGGTCGTGACAGACATTATAGTCGTCAACGCCGTGGCCCGGCGCAGTATGAACGCAGCCGGTGCCGCTGTCCAGTGTAACATGGTCGCCGATAATGACCAGAGATTCACGGTCAAGGAACGGGTGCTGTGCTTTCATGTACTCGCAGTCCTTGCCCTTAAAGGTAGCAATGACCGAGTAATCTGTCTTGCCCGCTTCCTTCATAACCTGCTCATACAGGGTGCTGGCCATAACGTAGTACTCATCGCCGCAGTGAATCAGGGAATAATCGAACTCCGGACCAAGGCAGATCGCCTCATTGGCAGGAATGGTCCATGTTGTGGTAGTCCAAATGACAAAGTAGGTATGCGCAAGGTCTGCCCCTTTTGCCGTAAACATTCCCTTATCGTCTGTTACATGGAATTTTACATAGATGGAATCACAGGGGTCTTCCTGATACTCAATTTCCGCTTCTGCTAAAGCGGTTTTGCAGTCAGAGCACCAGTACACTGGCTTCAAGCCCTTATAAATCAGGCCCTTTTCGCACATATTGGAGAATATTTCAATCTGTTTGGCTTCATAGTCATGTGTCAACGTAACATAAGGGTGATCCCAATCGCCCAGACCGCCAAGACGCTTGAATTCATTGCGCTGGTCGTCAATGTAGGACAGGGCAAAGTCACGGCAAATTTTGCGCAGCTCAACGTCAGAAATGGTATCGCTGTTTTTTACGCCGGCTTTTTTGCGGGCTTTCAGTTCCGTAGGCAGTCCATGTGTATCCCAGCCAGGTACATAAGGTGCCTGATAACCGGACATATTCTTCGACCGAACAATAATGTCCTTCAGGGCCTTGTTAAGCGCTGTGCCAAGATGAATGTCACCGTTGGCATACGGAGGGCCATCATGCAGGACAAAGACCGGTTTCCCTTCGTTCTTTTTCATGACCTGCCCATACAGGTCCTCTTTTTCCCACGCCGCCAGCGTTTCCGGTTCCCGCTTAGGCAGGTGTGCCTGCATGGGAAAGTCCGTTTTTGGCAAGTTCAGAGTGCTTTTGTAATCCATCAGATTTTCATTCTCCTTCAACATTTACACGACACAAGCTATTACCGACTCAATGCTTTTTACTGAAAATTTCGGAAGCATCCTCATCGTCTAAATCATAGTCATCAGCAAAAGAAGATACCGATTTATCCGCTTTGTTTTCATTCTTTACCGGAGCAAACGGTTTTGCTGTTAAATAGTCCGGTTCGTCCAACTCATCGGCAAAAGTGACCGGCACAGGGCCTTTCTTTGCCGCAGGCGCCGCGGCTTCCTGCGGGTAACAAGGCTCCTCTTCCGGCTCTGCTTCCGCCGCAGCAGGTGCTTCTTGTTTCGCCGCAGGTGCTGCAGCTTCCTGTGGGTACGAGGGCTCCTTTTCCGGCTGTGGCTGTACCGCAGGAGCTGGTGCAGGCTGCGGCTGCTTCTTTTCCATATGCGGCAATGCATTGATGAGCGTCAGATGCTGCTTATAAACACGCAGAAGCTGCGAACGGAAATCAGATACAGCCTGCTTCATCGCCTGCAGCTTTTCCTGTTCACCTTCAATTTCCTGGGAAGCTTCAGTTACAATGCCTTTTGCTTTGCGGTTGGCATCCGCAACAATGCTGTCAGCCTGCTGGCGCGCTTCTCGCAAAGCTGCATCCCGCATTTTCTGTGCACTGAGCAGCGCTTCCTTAATTTCATCTTCCTCAGCACAATATTTTTGAATCTGCTCCTGCATTGATTTCATTTTTTCCTGCATTTGGCGCATTTCATTTTTTTTGTGCTCCAACTCATCGTGCTGCTGAGCGGTCTTTTGAATCAATGCAGTATAGGAAGACTCCACTTCGTCCAGAAAGTCATCTACTTCCTCGCGCATATAGCCCCCGCGCAGACTGGCTTTTTGGAATCTTTTATTTTTAATATCATTTAAAGACAGCATCTGTTAACCCTCCATCAAATAAATTTTCTGCCCTGCAGCCGCAACCGGCCCTTGTGGGTTGGCTGTGAAAAAGTGTCAATACGATATCTGCCGCGGCCACGGATAGAGAGCAAATCGCCCTCTTTTACAGAAACATCTGCGTCAGTTGCCAACAGATGGTTGACCTGTACGCATTCTTTTTTCAGCAGTTCCTGTGCCTTTGCTCGGCTAAGCCCCGTACAGGCAGCCGCAACACAGTCAAGCCTAGGTGAAGAAATGACTGTTGAAAAAGGACGATACCGATGCGCAGGCGGCAGAGGTTCCTGCGCATCCGGAGAAAGATGAACACCCACTCTGCCGACCTTTGTCATTTGTGTTAAAAGAAAATCCATTATTTCACTGCGGCAGAAAAAGACGCAACGTCCCTCCTGCAGTAAAACATCCCCCAACACCTCACGGCTGACACCAGCACCCGTCAGAGCACCCAGAAAGTCCCGATGTGACAGCTGGTCGCAGGGACGAAACGCAGCTGTTACCGCGTGTATTGGAAATGACACAGTGTTAGGTTCTTCCCATGCTGGAAACGCACCAAAACAGACGCGCTCTGCCTGCGTATATCCGCCCCAAAGCAGATAACGTGTAAAGCGTGCCTGTTTCGCTGTCTGCCGTACCAGTACAGCCTGACGCTCATCTAGAAAACCGATAAAATGTGCGTCGCGTCCGCTTTGGGCAGAATAGATAGCATCTTTCACTTTGGCCTGCAGTACAGCATCCTGACTATCTGTACGCATCAATAGTATGTAGCATTGTCACCGTTGTCGGAATCTTCTACGTTGTCCTCACCCATCAGGTCAACATTGTAAGGAGTGATGATGAACGTGTTGGTTGCAACGCGCTTAATTTTTCCGCCGTTGGCATAGGCAACGCCGCTGAGAAAATCGATAATGCGGCGGGCAATATCCTTCTGCGTTTCTTCAAGGTTCAGAACGACAGTATTGGTATGAATCAGTTCGTCCGCAACAGCACAGGTTTCTTCCCCAAAATGCTGTGGCTTGAAGATGACGACCTGCAGCTGACGAGAATTGTTGATATTGACCACTTTTCCGTCAGAATTGGAACGGGCATACGCTGTTTGTGTACGTTCACGCCGGGAAACAGAAGGAGAAGACTGCTGCTCCGCACGCGGTGCCTGATGTGGGCGTGGAGCAGGCTCTTCCTGCTGCTCTTCCTCGTAATCGTAATCATCATATTCTTCTTCGGGCGGATTCCAAAGGTCCTTAAATTTCTGCATCAGTCCTGGCATATGAAAGTTGCCCCCTAAATTTTTTTCTGTTTTACGCGCTTATTTTTTGGAGTAATCCCTGGGTCCAAACAGAGCGGAACCGACACGCACCATATTGGCACCTGCTGCAATCGCCAGCTCATAATCGGCGGACATTCCCATTGATAAACGTTGCATACTGACATTATCTAATTTTTTCGAGCCTATGTCAATAAAATATTGATACATTTGGGTAAAATACGCAAAAGTTTCTTCCTTTTCAGCCCCTGCCGGCGGAATTGCCATTAAACCGCGCACCTGAATGTTCGGCATTTGTGATACTTCACCCAACAGCTGTTCCAAATTCTCCGGCAGGACACCGGACTTGTTTTCTTCCCTGCCGATGTTTACCTCCAGCAGAATATTGGTCGTAATGCCAGCACGCTGGGACAGGCGGGAAACCTCCGCGGCCAATTTACGGCTGTCAATGCTTTGTATCAAACTGACTTTACCAATCAGATATTTCACTTTGTTTGTCTGCAAATGGCCAATAAACTGAACGTCTGCAAGGTCCTTGCGGTATCCTTCATATTTGTCCATTAGTTCCTGCACGCGGTTTTCACCAATGCAGCGGATGCCCGCCTCAATCCCGTGGTTAATGATTTCCACAGGCACGGTTTTTGTGGCCGCCAGCAAAGTAATGTCCTCACGTTTGCGCCCAGCGTGTTCCGCCGCAGCAGCAATGCGCTCTTCCACCACTTTGAGGTTTTCTTCTACATCACGGAACCGACGCTGTAAATCTTCTTCACTCAATGATTTTGTTGTCACGTAAATCCTTCCCTTCAATTATGACTTCATCATACAGCTGAATTTGTTCCTTTGTGGAACTTTTGCTTGGATCCGGATTGGGGTCACAGTAACAATAAATATAGGTACCGTCGCTGTACAGCGGCGTAATCTGCTTGAATTTCATCTTGATGCCATATAAAACGTATACCCCTTCTACCGTTTTTTCCTTGGTAACGGTCTTTCCGTTTTCCTGCACCGTCTGCTGCTGCTTTTCAAAATGAACCGCTTTTTGGTTGATTTGAATGCCTTTGTAAGTATGAACTGTAATCTTCGCAGTTTCATGTCGAATATTGGCAAGGGCGCTGTTCATGGTGTTACATTGTAAAATAACGGCTGCCGGTGAAGCCTTCGTTTTTTGGTTCACACGCAGGACCGTCGCATTTACTTCCGAGGAACTGGCAAAGGGAAATGTAATGGTAACAGAAGTATCCGGCTGAAATTTAGAGGCATTGGATGCGCTGACAACACAGGCAAAGTACCAGTTAAACTGAGAACAGACTTTTCCAACAACATCTTTGGGAACAGCTTTTGGCTTCACGGAATCCGAAAGATTTTCTGGAAGCAGTTCCTTTGCATTCTGGTAAGGGAACACCGATTCGTATCCGTCCGTTTTGCTGGAAAAATAGCCGGAAGCATTGGCCGTTACTTTTCCAAGTGATGTACCGCTGCTGCTGGCAGGAAGCGCGGCAATCTGCTTTTGCAGTGCACTGATACGGGCAGAGAAGTTGGTGATTTGGCCGCTGGAAAGCTGCTTTTCATTCATTAAGTTTAAAAGTTGCTGACGGGAATCTGTAATATCCGCGTCGCCGTCGTTGGCATCTTTGATAACCCGCAGCAGCTGGTCACTCAGTAAAGAATCCACATTGTCCGCGTTCGCTCCTACATAAGAGCCCTGGCTGGCCAGCGACTGCAGTGCTGTCATTTCATTGGTCATTCTTTCCTTTTTCTGCAGGACCCCGGCATCTGCAACACTGCTGTAGGCACGGGCTACTGTACCGCCTTTGTCCACCTTTCCACCGTCCGGAATATCGTACTGCAAAACACCACTGGTGTGACTGGTGACCAGCGACTCCTGCCGAATCGCATATCCGCTGACGGTAATAGAATCCGCCACGGTTTTATACAAAGCCGTTTCTGTTTTCTGATGTGAAAAACTTGCCTGAAAAATCTGATACCCGACAAACAGAAGGATAACAGCCGCCGCAGCCAGCGACAAAATTCGTTTAACCAGTAGCTTGTTCATAGGCTGCTTCCTTTCAGAAAATTCTTGATGATTGTCTGGGCCGCCTGGGAAAGGTCCTCAAAAGTTTCGTAGTCATCTACCCACAGCCAGCGGGCGTCCTTTTCTCTGCGAAACCAAGTCATCTGGCGCTTAGCGTAGCGGCGTGTTTCACGCTTGAGAGAGGCCACTGCCTCTTGCAGGGAACATTCCCCCCGCATATACGGCAGCAGTTCTTTATAGCCGATTGCCTGCCGTGCAGTCGCGCAGTCAGTCTGTAATACTTCTCTTGCCTCCCGCAGTAGGCCCTGCTGCATCATATGGCCTACACGCTCATTAATGCGCTGATACAGCTTTTCCCTGTCACGGAAGCCCAGGCAAAGGAAGCAAGAGCGATATGGAATCTCCTGCCTGGAGGCATCTGCATTCTCCGCCTGTGTTTTTCCGGTTGTGCGGTACATTTCCAGCGCACGAATCACACGCTTGATATCATGCGGATGTATCTTTTCTGCCGCACCCGGGTCTTCCTTCATAAGCTCCGCATGCAGGGCCTGCGGGCCTTCCGTTTCCGCCTGCTGTTCCAGCTGACTGCGAATCGACGCATCAGCATTCTGCTGTGTATAGGAAATCCCCTGCAGAAGACTGCGGATATAAAGCCCCGTACCGCCTGTCAGTACCGGCAAATGACCGGCATTATGGATGTTCTTAATTTCTTCAGATGCAAGGCGCACATAATCCGCCACACTGAACGGTTCCTGTGGAGACTGAAAATCAATCATATGGTGCGGTATGCCGTTCATCTCTTCCGCGGTTGGTTTAGCGGTTGCAATCTGCATACCGTGATAAATCTGCATGGAATCTGCTGAAACGACCTCGCCGTGAAAGACTTTGCACAGGGAAACCGCCAGGCGTGTCTTTCCGGAAGCAGTAGGACCAGCAACCACTGCCAAAGGAATTTTATTCATCTGAACCTCCCCTGTTCCTGTTTCAAATGTAAAATACGGACAATTTATGTTTTATCTTAGACGTGCTGACACTAAAAAATAAATGATGGTCAAATTCTGCCAAACTGGTGCTCCAAATCTTTGCGCCGCAAAACAATGGAGACGGGACGGCCGTGCGGACAGTAACGAACATCTTCTTTTTCCAGCCGCCGAACAAGTTCCAGCAGTTCCTCCGGTGTACTCTCATCTCCGGCTTTCACTGCCGCACGGCAGGCAATGTTGTGGTACAGCCAGTCCAGTTTTTCGGTTAAAATGCTGGTCCTGTTTTCAGCCAGATATCCAGCCATTTCTTCCACTGCAGATGAAATGTTTTCCTGCAGCATAACTGGCGCGCTGCGTACCAACACGGTTCCCGGCCCAAAGTCCTCTATGTCAAATCCGGCCCTTGCCAAAAGCTCGGTATGCTCCAATACCGCTGTATACTCTTCTTTAGAAAGTGTTACCGTAATGGGTGACAGCAGCATTTGCTGCGGCAAGTCACCAGTTTGTGCCTTCAGCTGTTCATACAGCATTCGCTCATGAGCCGCATGCTTATCCACAATGCGGATTTCGTCGTCCCCCTGCTGTACTAGAATATAAGTGCCGAAAGCTTCACCAATCAGCTTCTGCGGTTTCTCCTCTGCATCCCCCGATGTCTGCGGTGCAAGGTCCGACTCCACCGCGGTCGGTTCGTTTGCAGGCGGAACAGCCGCTGTTGTTTGGATGGGCGGCGGGACAGCTACTTTATCAGCGGGCACCGCAGGAATATCAGCAAATGTAACACTGTCATGCACTGCCGGCATCTGGTGTCGCTGCGGCTGCAGGTGCATCTGCTGACCTGTAACAGGTGTAGGGAAAATTACCTGTGTTGGTTTCTGTGGCTGCGGCTGAAGCTTAAGAATACTGGGAGTGTCCTCTTTTTGCAGAGCTGTCTTGACACCATGATAAACGGCCTCAAAGACCGGACGTTCATTCATAAAGCGAATTTCCATTTTGCTGGGGTGCACGTTAACATCTACCGCTGAAAAGGCCAACTGGATATGAAGAACACAGGCAGGAAACCGCCCCACCATCAGACTGCCTTTAAAGGCTTCCTCCATAGCGACCATTGCGGTTCGGGAACGAACATACCGGCCATTAAAAAAGAAATTCTGCATACTGCGGTTCGGCCGAGAAGCCACTGGCTTGCTGATATAGCCCCATACCTTCACGCCGTTTAATTCATAGCGGACCGGCAGCAGACCCTGTGTGAATTCACGGCTGTACACCGCGAAGATTGCATTCTTCAGCTTATTGTCACCGGGCGTATGCAGCGTCTCTTTTCCGTCCCGCAGGAAGCGAAAAGCAATTTCGGGGTGCGCCAGCGCTTCATGGTCGACCACACCGGACACTGCATTGCCCTCGGTTACGTCTTTTTTTAGGAATTTCATACGAGCCGGCGTATTATAAAAGAGGTCACGGACGACAAAAGTCGTTCCCTGTGCGCAGCCGGCGTCCTCACAGCCTTCCTCATCGCCGCCGGAAATCAAGTATCGCGTTCCGGCAAGGTCATTGGCTGTGCGCGTCAGCAGCTCCACATGGGAAACCGCCGCAATCGATGCCAGCGCTTCTCCCCGGAAACCCAGCGTGTGGATACCGGCAAGGTCCTCTTTTCCCTGTACTTTGCTTGTTGCATGGCGCAGAAATGCCAGCGGAACATCTTCCCTTACCATGCCGCAGCCGTTATCCGTGACACGCAGGAACGGAATGCCGCCGTGCTTAATTTCCACTGTAACAGCGGTTGCTCCCGCATCTACTGTATTTTCCACCAGTTCCTTTGCCACGGAAGCGGGGCGCTCAACTACCTCTCCGGCCGCGATGAGTTCGGCAACATGTTTTTCAAGGACATGGATTTTAGGCATTTTGTTCATTTCCTTCCACAGTCAATCCTCCGG is a window from the Caproicibacterium lactatifermentans genome containing:
- the lspA gene encoding signal peptidase II gives rise to the protein MPFIALLLAAAAVAVDQILKLLVVRNLMPVGIITLIPHFLSLQYLENRGAAFGILQNRQWAIALITGIICVFIVVAMFRYQERTKLFMTVCTLILGGGVGNILDRLLRGYVVDYIHFHFFPFIFNFADICVVVGVALLIISLFLPSHEPKTEENHA
- a CDS encoding recombinase family protein — encoded protein: MAERVYCLYRVSTAKQVDHDEQNQADIPMQRKACHEFADRMGWTIVHEEQEDGVSGYKVSAAQRDKIQLIREHAEQGKFDILLVFMFDRLGRKADETPFVVEWFVKKGVRVWSVNEGEQRFESHTDRLTNYIRFWQADGESQKTSIRTRTALGQMVQEGRFRGGTAPYGYCLEKSGIINKRKHEVYKLVIDEEEAEVVRMMFNLCVSAGYGRWRLAMFLNDKGIKTRKGTNWHDASVGAILHNVIYKGVLRSGTTFSEPFEKLQIVDPSTFDLAQRLMTERVNEKKNERTVPLNTAGQSLLSGNVFCGHCGGRLVLTTNGKVVRLANGEKKGVKRIRYICYNKTRRRLDCDGQTGYTMHILDDAVVQILHQIFDRMNSASDIMILGSTEDRRMAELRAEVKRAKAENSKATTEYESMKAEMVKVVLGTSDMPKDVLSEVVNECRDKVIATSERLTSLTAELERGNARVTEMKSELSRIRTWSEIFDGSDMEVKKMIANYIIKRVNVFKGYKLDIELNLNVQQFLNGLDSISGDEEPHPAVAS
- a CDS encoding RluA family pseudouridine synthase; translated protein: MPEYYHFTVKEEEAGLRLDKYLSQQGIGVTRSLAEKYIGQGCVTSNGKTLSKSFRVAAGEEVQAVIPDPQVLDVKPEAIPLHIVYEDNDLLVVNKPKGMVVHPAPGHYTGTLVNALLAYCGDTLSGINGVIRPGIVHRIDKDTSGLLIVAKNDEAHKGLAEQIKVHSFTRIYEAVVHGVLNQDSDTVDAPIGRSPADRKKMAVVPDGRQAVTHYRVLARYRGFTHVRLKLETGRTHQIRVHMAYIGHPVAGDPVYGPKKAVAGLQGQCLHARVIGFVHPRTGKYMEFTSPLPTYFTDFLKRLRP
- the ileS gene encoding isoleucine--tRNA ligase gives rise to the protein MDYKSTLNLPKTDFPMQAHLPKREPETLAAWEKEDLYGQVMKKNEGKPVFVLHDGPPYANGDIHLGTALNKALKDIIVRSKNMSGYQAPYVPGWDTHGLPTELKARKKAGVKNSDTISDVELRKICRDFALSYIDDQRNEFKRLGGLGDWDHPYVTLTHDYEAKQIEIFSNMCEKGLIYKGLKPVYWCSDCKTALAEAEIEYQEDPCDSIYVKFHVTDDKGMFTAKGADLAHTYFVIWTTTTWTIPANEAICLGPEFDYSLIHCGDEYYVMASTLYEQVMKEAGKTDYSVIATFKGKDCEYMKAQHPFLDRESLVIIGDHVTLDSGTGCVHTAPGHGVDDYNVCHDHYPQLPILVPVDANGRMTEEAGERFAGLTTQQANKAIADYLVEIGAMFARKKIIHQYPHCWRCKKPILFRATEQWFCSVDAIKEQAVKEINQVKWIPAWGRDRITSMVRERNDWCISRQRRWGVPIPIFYCKDCGEPLMSKEAMANVSALFAKEGSDSWYTTDPKDILPAGTKCKKCGCTEFTKEHDIMDVWFDSGVSHAAVADKRPELHWPADLYLEGADQYRGWFQSSLLTSTAWRGQAPYKAVCTHGWVVDGEGRKMSKSMGNGIRPQEIIDKYGADILRLWVASSDYHADIRISKAILKQLSDAYRKIRNTARFMLGNLHDFDPDKDAVSQDKSEEIDRWALHCFDNLIDNVREGYDSLEFHNAYHAIHNFCVVDMSNFYLDVAKDRLYTEKTDSQTRRAAQTVMYTILSGLTRLVSPILAYTSEEIWKAMRHSSKEDTASVMLNEFPDKTGVQTDEAFLARWDRIHAVRDDVKKALEQARKQKTIGSSLDAKVQLFCTGGLYDFLKSVQQELVSVLIVSAVEVTNGDTGTFTDVALPDFSVTVTHAEGEKCARCWMYSDTVGKDPAHPDICERCAHVLA
- a CDS encoding ComEA family DNA-binding protein; translated protein: MDEEKVHIRILIGIAAVLLALCIGYTVFYEPPISDPAAVIATDSAISSAASGSYSKIHLNTATAAQLKNLKGVGNALAGRIIQYRKEHGGFHSVEELKQVKGIGDKLYVQIKDQLVL